In the Chryseobacterium sp. MYb264 genome, one interval contains:
- a CDS encoding arsenate reductase family protein — protein MKKVFHLNTCDTCRKILAQFDLSDWEKREIRKEPITEEELAEMYDKTKSYEALFSKKSTQIKLRELDVKSLTEKDFKELLLDHYTFLKRPVFITDKEIFVGNDKKNVEALREFFGV, from the coding sequence ATGAAGAAAGTTTTTCACCTAAATACCTGCGATACTTGCAGAAAGATTTTAGCACAATTCGATTTATCAGATTGGGAAAAGAGAGAAATCAGAAAAGAACCGATCACGGAAGAGGAACTGGCTGAAATGTATGATAAAACAAAATCTTATGAAGCCTTATTTAGTAAGAAATCGACTCAGATAAAATTAAGAGAACTGGATGTGAAATCTTTGACAGAAAAAGATTTTAAAGAATTATTATTAGATCATTACACATTTTTGAAGCGTCCTGTTTTTATTACTGATAAAGAAATTTTCGTAGGAAATGATAAAAAGAATGTTGAGGCTTTGAGGGAGTTTTTTGGAGTTTAG